A window from Mesorhizobium sp. WSM2240 encodes these proteins:
- a CDS encoding trimethylamine methyltransferase family protein has protein sequence MEENRLSEQEASNSRRGRAASGGAAARRAARSGGGPGTQLTYIKRKINVYEVLDEEGLALIEANADTVLEEIGIEFRDDAEALALFRQAGADIRGERVHFPKGLCRALLKTAPSSYTQHARNPARSVEIGGKGTVFAPVYGPPFVRDLDGNRRYATIEDFRNFVKLAYMAPSIHHSGGTVCEPVDVPVNKRHLDMIYSHIKYSDKPFMGSVTAPERAEDTVAMAKILFGDQFVGDNTVLTSLINANSPMVFDETMLGALKVYARNNQACIVTPFILAGAMSPVTVAGTLTQVLAEVLAGASLTQLIRPGAPVLFGTFASSISMQSGAPTFGTPEPSLVSYGAAQLARRVGLPFRTGGSLCASKVPDAQAAYESANTLNSTILAGTNFVLHSAGWLEGGLASCYEKFMMDIDQLGMTQKFAEGVDLSENGQAMDAIRQVGPGSHYLGCDHTQANFQTAFYRSSIADNNSYEQWLAEGQKTAPQRANELARRWLETYEAPPLDQDIEDGLKDFIAKKKESMPDAFT, from the coding sequence ATGGAAGAGAACCGCTTGTCCGAGCAGGAAGCCTCCAATTCACGGCGAGGGCGCGCCGCGAGCGGCGGCGCCGCGGCCAGGCGGGCGGCCCGTTCGGGCGGCGGTCCCGGCACGCAGCTCACCTACATAAAGCGCAAGATCAACGTCTATGAAGTGCTCGACGAGGAAGGCCTGGCGCTCATCGAGGCCAATGCCGACACCGTGCTCGAAGAGATCGGCATCGAGTTCCGCGACGACGCCGAGGCGCTTGCGCTGTTCAGGCAAGCCGGCGCCGATATCAGGGGCGAGCGCGTGCATTTCCCGAAGGGCCTGTGCCGCGCACTGCTCAAGACCGCGCCTTCCAGCTACACCCAGCATGCCCGCAATCCCGCCCGTTCGGTCGAGATCGGCGGCAAGGGCACGGTTTTCGCGCCGGTCTACGGGCCGCCCTTCGTGCGCGACCTCGACGGCAACCGCCGCTACGCCACGATCGAGGATTTCCGCAATTTCGTGAAACTCGCCTATATGGCGCCGTCCATCCATCATTCGGGCGGCACCGTGTGCGAGCCGGTCGACGTGCCGGTGAACAAACGCCACCTCGACATGATCTATTCGCACATCAAATATTCGGACAAGCCGTTCATGGGCTCTGTCACCGCGCCTGAGCGCGCCGAGGACACGGTCGCGATGGCCAAGATCCTGTTCGGCGACCAGTTCGTCGGCGACAACACGGTTTTGACCAGCCTGATCAACGCCAATTCGCCGATGGTGTTCGACGAGACGATGCTTGGCGCGCTGAAAGTCTATGCCCGCAACAACCAGGCCTGCATCGTCACGCCCTTCATCCTGGCCGGCGCGATGAGCCCGGTGACGGTCGCCGGCACGCTGACGCAGGTCCTGGCTGAAGTGCTTGCCGGCGCGTCGCTTACGCAGCTTATCCGGCCCGGCGCGCCGGTGCTGTTCGGCACTTTTGCTTCGTCGATCTCCATGCAGTCGGGCGCGCCGACTTTCGGTACGCCGGAGCCGTCGCTTGTCTCCTATGGTGCGGCCCAGCTCGCCCGCCGTGTTGGCCTGCCGTTCCGCACCGGCGGTTCGCTCTGCGCTTCCAAGGTGCCGGACGCGCAAGCGGCCTATGAAAGCGCCAATACTCTGAACTCGACCATTCTGGCGGGCACCAACTTCGTCTTGCATTCGGCCGGCTGGCTCGAAGGCGGACTGGCCTCCTGCTACGAAAAGTTCATGATGGACATCGACCAGCTCGGCATGACGCAGAAATTCGCCGAGGGTGTCGATCTTTCGGAAAACGGCCAGGCGATGGACGCCATCCGCCAGGTCGGCCCCGGCAGCCACTATCTCGGCTGCGACCATACGCAGGCCAATTTCCAGACCGCCTTCTACCGCTCGTCGATCGCCGACAACAATTCCTACGAGCAGTGGCTTGCCGAGGGCCAGAAGACCGCGCCGCAGCGCGCCAACGAGCTCGCTCGGCGCTGGCTCGAGACCTACGAAGCGCCGCCGCTCGACCAGGACATCGAAGACGGCTTGAAGGACTTCATCGCGAAGAAGAAGGAGTCCATGCCCGACGCCTTCACTTGA